One window from the genome of Nicotiana sylvestris chromosome 9, ASM39365v2, whole genome shotgun sequence encodes:
- the LOC104249403 gene encoding uncharacterized protein — translation MTTLKITKKHHKHFNNPFPANPKTLPLIYGTLILNFQKLPSSHQIYTIGKDFQLSWSSKDGGFLSISHKSEPARSLWSTIPGEAFISAAIAETEVEESRGSFLIKDKHVHFVCNHQTIEEINIINQSDITTSSHDQDQFLPKNSQFPVLMITGKVYGVNKTKKVRFPRRKELMESSEKETSTSARYWLLFDQKNCNQLGFQVRIGKPDLQLPQRVSPRSYRSFSLKFGRIRRRRAGWFGFLSRKKTVAEENVVMKSAGVSDFNRICLTYASERNERFFGFGEQFSHLDFKGKRVPIFVQEQGIGRGDQPITFAANLVSYRAGGDWSTTYAPSPFYMTSKMRSLYLEGYDYSVFDLTRDDRIQIQLHGNSFEGRILHGNSPCELIEHLTESIGRPPPLPEWIISGAVVGMQGGTDTVRSIWNEMQRYDVPVSAFWLQDWVGQRETVIGSQLWWNWEADETRYSGWQQLIRDLNMKHIKVMTYCNPCLAPMDKKPNIRRHHFEEAKKLDILVKDKNGEPYMVPNTAFDVGMLDLTHPHTANWFKQILQEMVDDGVRGWMADFGEGLPVDACLYSGEDPIAAHNRYPELWAKLNREFVDEWRSTHVGQEREDPEETLVFFMRAGYRDTPKWAMLFWEGDQMVSWQKNDGIKSAVVGLLSGGLSGYALNHSDIGGYCAVNLPFFKYHRSEELLLRWMEFSAFTTVFRTHEGNKPSCNSQFYSNNRTLSHFARLAKIYKAWKFYRIQLVKEACQKGLPICRHLFLHYPEDEHVHSLTHEQFLVGTEILVVPVLDKGKEYVKVYFPIGESSSWKHIWTGKLYSTQGSEAWVEAPIGYPAIFVKVGSPVGETFLGKLNKYNVL, via the exons ATGACAACTTTGAAAATCACCAAAAAGCATCACAAACATTTCAACAATCCTTTCCCTGCCAACCCAAAGACTCTCCCATTGATATATGGAACTTTGATCTTGAATTTTCAGAAACTGCCTTCTTCACATCAGATCTACACCATTGGAAAAGATTTCCAGTTGAGTTGGTCTTCAAAAGATGGAGGATTTCTTTCAATCTCTCACAAGTCTGAGCCAGCAAGGTCCCTGTGGTCCACAATCCCTGGAGAAGCTTTCATTTCTGCAGCTATTGCTGAAACTGAAGTCGAAGAAAGTAGAGGTTCATTCCTGATCAAAGATAAACATGTTCATTTCGTATGTAATCACCAAACCATTGAAGAGATAAACATCATAAACCAATCTGATATCACTACGTCCTCACACGATCAAGATCAATTTTTGCCAAAGAATTCCCAGTTTCCTGTTTTGATGATCACAGGGAAAGTTTATGGTGTCAATAAAACAAAGAAGGTTAGATTTCCAAGACGAAAAGAGTTGATGGAATCTTCAGAGAAAGAAACTTCCACTTCTGCAAGATATTGGCTTCTGTTTGATCAAAAAAACTGTAATCAACTTGGTTTCCAAGTGAGAATTGGAAAACCAGATTTACAACTTCCACAGAGAGTTTCTCCAAGAAGTTACAGAAGCTTTTCTCTAAAATTTGGTCGAATTCGGAGACGTAGAGCTGGGTGGTTTGGATTTCTGTCAAGAAAAAAAACTGTCGCTGAGGAGAACGTGGTGATGAAAAGTGCCGGAGTTAGTGATTTCAATAGGATTTGTTTAACATATGCAAGTGAAAGAAATGAGAGATTCTTTGGTTTCGGCGAGCAATTTTCTCATTTAGACTTTAAAGGAAAGAGGGTCCCCATTTTTGTTCAAGAACAAGGGATTGGAAGAGGCGATCAACCTATTACCTTTGCAGCTAATTTAGTTAGCTACAg GGCAGGGGGGGACTGGAGCACAACTTATGCTCCTTCACCATTCTACATGACATCAAAGATGAGGTCACTTTACTTGGAGGGTTATGACTATTCAGTGTTTGATCTAACAAGAGATGATAGAATTCAAATACAG TTACATGGGAACTCATTTGAAGGTCGGATACTGCACGGCAACTCACCTTGTGAGCTCATTGAACATCTCACAGAAAGCATTGGAAGGCCCCCACCTCTTCCAGAATGGATTATTTCTGGTGCAGTGGTGGGAATGCAAGGTGGCACGGACACCGTCCGCAGTATTTGGAATGAAATGCAAAGATATGATGTCCCAGTATCAGCATTCTGGTTGCAG GATTGGGTAGGGCAGAGAGAGACAGTCATTGGGTCACAACTTTGGTGGAATTGGGAAGCAGATGAAACTAGATACTCAGGATGGCAACAACTAATTCGAGACCTTAATATGAAACATATCAAAGTGATGACATATTGCAATCCTTGTCTGGCTCCG ATGGATAAAAAGCCAAATATAAGGAGACACCATTTTGAGGAGGCAAAGAAGTTGGATATCTTAGTGAAAGACAAGAATGGGGAACCATATATGGTGCCCAATACAGCATTTGATGTAGGGATGCTGGATTTGACACATCCACATACCGCGAATTGGTTTAAGCAGATTCTGcaagaaatggtagatgatggaGTGAGAGGATGGATGGCAGATTTCGGCGAAGGCCTGCCAGTGGATGCCTGCTTGTATTCAG GCGAAGATCCAATTGCAGCACATAATAGATATCCTGAATTATGGGCAAAACTCAACAGGGAATTTGTGGATGAATGGCGAAGCACACATGTAGGCCAAGAAAGAGAAGATCCAGAGGAGACTTTGGTTTTCTTCATGAGGGCTGGTTATAGGGATACTCCTAAGTGGGCAATGCTATTTTGGGAGGGAGACCAAATGGTGAGTTGGCAAAAAAATGATGGTATCAAGAGTGCAGTGGTTGGCTTGCTTAGCGGAGGACTTTCAGGATATGCTCTTAATCACAGTGATATTGGAGGCTATTGTGCAGTAAACTTACCATTTTTCAAGTATCACAGAAGTGAAGAGCTTCTCTTGCGATGGATGGAATTTTCCGCTTTCACCACCGTGTTCCGGACACATGAA GGAAACAAGCCATCTTGCAACAGCCAGTTCTACTCCAATAATAGAACACTGTCACATTTCGCACGTCTTGCAAAGATCTACAAAGCATGGAAGTTTTACAGGATTCAACTAGTTAAG GAAGCCTGTCAGAAAGGGCTACCAATTTGTCGACATCTCTTCCTTCACTATCCAGAAGATGAACATGTACATAGCTTAACACATGAGCAGTTCCTAGTTGGCACAGAGATACTTGTGGTACCCGTGCTAGACAAAGGCAAAGAATATGTTAAGGTCTATTTTCCGATAGGAGAAAGCTCTTCATGGAAGCATATTTGGACAGGAAAACTGTATTCAACACAAGGTTCCGAAGCTTGGGTGGAAGCACCAATAGGATATCCTGCCATTTTTGTTAAAGTTGGTTCTCCTGTTGGAGAAACCTTCCTGGGAAAACTTAACAAATACAATGTCTTATAA